Proteins encoded within one genomic window of Chlorobaculum sp. MV4-Y:
- a CDS encoding SPOR domain-containing protein, with protein sequence MREDKVYLLEKIRKQLTKPSEKILVEALLTEDGPKAAKLYRKQLEEHPDPQLDPISSSRLAAYEFAVSTTPGLPVMQARASSDSRPPVMAIAQPLQPNQSASKPDSSLKRTPPPVAPARATSKGDTVSTKMAPPPAQTTGGNFTLQFGSFDSITNAEQLVAQLQYTAPARVQQINGVYKVRLRRTFTTQQEAVAFARTLPIESIVVPPQP encoded by the coding sequence GTGAGAGAAGATAAGGTTTATTTACTGGAAAAAATCCGCAAGCAACTCACAAAGCCCTCGGAAAAGATTCTCGTCGAGGCGCTCCTGACCGAAGATGGCCCGAAAGCGGCAAAACTGTACCGGAAACAGCTTGAGGAGCATCCCGATCCTCAACTCGATCCGATAAGCAGCTCGCGGCTGGCTGCTTATGAGTTTGCAGTATCGACTACCCCCGGCCTGCCGGTCATGCAGGCGAGGGCTTCGTCGGATTCGCGCCCTCCAGTGATGGCCATCGCCCAGCCGCTTCAGCCAAACCAGTCTGCCAGCAAGCCCGATTCGTCACTCAAACGCACGCCTCCGCCAGTTGCCCCTGCCCGTGCCACAAGCAAAGGTGACACCGTCAGCACCAAGATGGCACCACCCCCTGCGCAGACTACGGGGGGAAATTTCACGCTTCAGTTCGGCAGCTTTGACAGCATCACCAATGCCGAGCAGCTGGTCGCGCAGCTACAATACACAGCCCCGGCCCGGGTGCAGCAAATCAACGGAGTCTACAAAGTGCGCCTGAGACGCACATTCACGACCCAGCAGGAGGCCGTAGCTTTCGCGCGCACGCTTCCGATCGAATCAATCGTCGTGCCACCGCAACCATGA
- the ispE gene encoding 4-(cytidine 5'-diphospho)-2-C-methyl-D-erythritol kinase, giving the protein MKHFSVKACAKINLGLLITSRRADGYHTLETIFAPIDWFDTLEFTESDAISMECTNLDLPVDDSNLCIRAAKALQEHTGVKRGAAIKLVKRVPFGAGLGGGSSDAAATLNALCKLWQIDVPSAELHKLAVKLGADVPYFLEMKGLAYATGIGEELEDLNLALPWHVVTVFPEVQVPTAWAYKNFHRQFERPVPDLKTLVRRLCNERDTSVLGVFENDFASVVFEHYPVAREVRDALAASGAQFVSLSGSGSAVYALYKERSDAVKAAEAMSARFRVNMTPAGFRMK; this is encoded by the coding sequence ATGAAGCACTTTTCGGTCAAAGCCTGCGCCAAAATCAACCTCGGTCTGCTCATCACCAGCCGCCGGGCTGATGGCTATCACACTCTTGAAACGATTTTCGCGCCAATCGACTGGTTCGATACCCTTGAATTCACCGAGTCTGACGCCATCTCAATGGAGTGCACCAATCTCGATCTGCCGGTTGATGACTCGAACCTCTGCATCCGCGCTGCCAAAGCGCTGCAGGAGCATACTGGGGTGAAGCGCGGGGCGGCTATCAAGCTGGTAAAACGGGTGCCGTTTGGCGCGGGTCTCGGCGGGGGGAGCAGCGATGCGGCGGCGACGCTCAACGCTCTGTGCAAGCTCTGGCAGATCGACGTGCCCTCGGCAGAGCTGCACAAACTTGCCGTCAAACTCGGCGCAGACGTGCCCTATTTCCTCGAAATGAAAGGACTTGCCTACGCAACGGGCATCGGCGAGGAGCTCGAAGACCTCAATCTTGCCCTGCCCTGGCACGTGGTGACGGTCTTCCCGGAGGTGCAGGTGCCGACCGCATGGGCCTACAAAAACTTCCATCGTCAGTTCGAACGCCCGGTGCCCGACCTGAAAACCCTTGTTCGCCGTCTCTGCAACGAGAGGGACACGTCGGTACTCGGCGTTTTTGAGAACGATTTCGCCTCGGTGGTGTTCGAGCACTATCCGGTGGCGCGCGAGGTTCGCGACGCGCTCGCGGCCTCTGGCGCCCAGTTCGTCTCGCTCTCCGGCAGCGGCTCTGCGGTTTATGCCCTTTACAAAGAGCGCTCCGACGCGGTCAAGGCCGCCGAAGCGATGAGCGCCCGCTTCCGTGTCAACATGACTCCGGCAGGTTTCCGGATGAAGTGA
- a CDS encoding nitrilase-related carbon-nitrogen hydrolase, protein MLKSKLRIVQSDCTLANFEENLERHITAIETAIRNGADAIAFPELSLTGYNVQDAAQDMAMHIDDRRLDPLRELSRDICIFCGGIELSDDYGVYNSAFMFEDGAGRSVHRKIYLPTYGMFEELRYFSAGRQIETVTSRRIGKVGVAICEDFWHMSVPYLLAHQGAKLLLVLMSSPLRLSPGQGVPAIVTQWQTIASTSAFLLSCYVACVNRVGNEDSFTYWGNSAVTAPDGSIAASAPMFSEHSFDATIDYSVVKRARLQSSHFLDEDTKLFASQLETMLSANRRG, encoded by the coding sequence ATGCTCAAGTCAAAGCTCAGAATCGTCCAGTCGGACTGTACGCTCGCCAATTTCGAGGAAAATCTCGAACGGCACATCACAGCCATCGAAACTGCGATCCGGAACGGCGCGGACGCTATCGCCTTTCCGGAGCTGTCGCTGACCGGCTACAACGTGCAGGACGCCGCGCAAGACATGGCGATGCACATCGACGACCGGCGGCTCGATCCACTTCGCGAGCTGAGCCGCGACATCTGTATCTTCTGCGGGGGAATCGAACTGAGCGACGACTACGGCGTCTACAACTCGGCTTTCATGTTCGAGGATGGCGCGGGCCGGAGCGTGCACCGAAAGATCTATCTGCCGACCTACGGCATGTTCGAGGAGCTGCGCTATTTCTCGGCGGGACGGCAGATAGAGACCGTGACCTCGCGACGCATCGGCAAGGTCGGTGTCGCTATCTGCGAGGATTTCTGGCATATGTCGGTGCCCTACCTGCTGGCCCACCAGGGGGCGAAGCTTTTGCTTGTGCTCATGTCGAGCCCGCTGCGCCTCTCACCCGGTCAGGGCGTTCCGGCCATCGTGACGCAGTGGCAAACCATCGCTTCGACCAGCGCGTTTCTGCTCAGTTGTTACGTCGCCTGCGTCAACCGCGTGGGCAACGAGGACAGCTTCACCTACTGGGGCAATTCGGCAGTCACCGCACCCGACGGATCAATCGCGGCATCCGCGCCGATGTTCAGCGAGCACAGCTTCGACGCGACTATCGACTACTCAGTGGTCAAGCGGGCAAGGCTCCAGTCATCTCACTTCCTCGACGAGGACACCAAGCTCTTCGCCTCGCAGCTCGAAACCATGCTGAGCGCAAACCGCCGGGGATGA
- a CDS encoding bacteriochlorophyll a protein, whose translation MALFGSNDVTTAHSDYEIVLEGGSSSWGKVKARAKVNVPPASPLLPADCNVKLNVKPLDPAKGFVRISAVFESIVDSTKNKLTIEADIANETKERRISVGEGMVSVGDFSHTFSFEGSVVNMYYYRSDAVRRNVPNPIYMQGRQFHDILMKVPLDNNDLIDTWEGTVRAIGSTGAFNDWIRDFWFIGPAFTALNEGGQRISRIEVNGLNTESGPKGPVGVSRWRFSHGGSGMVDSISRWAELFPSDKLNRPAQVEAGFRSDSQGIEVKVDGEFPGVSVDAGGGLRRILNHPLIPLVHHGMVGKFNNFNVDAQLKVVLPKGYKIRYAAPQYRSQNLEEYRWSGGAYARWVEHVCKGGVGQFEVLYAQ comes from the coding sequence ATGGCTCTTTTCGGCTCAAACGACGTGACGACCGCTCACTCCGATTATGAAATCGTACTTGAAGGCGGTTCCAGCTCCTGGGGAAAGGTGAAGGCCCGGGCTAAGGTCAACGTACCTCCGGCCAGCCCTCTGCTTCCTGCAGACTGCAATGTCAAGCTGAATGTAAAACCGCTCGATCCGGCAAAAGGTTTCGTTCGCATCTCCGCCGTTTTCGAGTCGATTGTCGACAGCACCAAGAACAAGCTCACCATCGAGGCCGACATCGCCAACGAAACCAAGGAGAGAAGGATCTCCGTCGGTGAAGGCATGGTCTCGGTTGGCGACTTCAGCCACACCTTCTCTTTTGAAGGCTCCGTAGTGAACATGTACTACTACCGCTCCGACGCGGTCCGCCGCAACGTGCCCAACCCGATCTACATGCAGGGCCGTCAGTTCCATGACATCCTCATGAAAGTTCCGCTCGACAACAACGACCTCATTGATACCTGGGAAGGTACCGTGAGAGCCATTGGCAGCACCGGCGCGTTCAACGACTGGATCCGTGACTTCTGGTTTATCGGCCCCGCCTTTACTGCTCTGAACGAAGGCGGCCAGAGAATTTCGAGGATCGAGGTCAACGGCCTGAACACTGAGAGTGGCCCTAAAGGTCCGGTCGGCGTTTCCCGCTGGCGCTTCTCGCACGGCGGTTCCGGTATGGTCGATTCTATCTCCCGCTGGGCGGAGCTCTTCCCGTCAGACAAGCTTAACAGGCCCGCACAGGTTGAAGCTGGTTTCCGCTCCGACTCGCAGGGTATCGAAGTCAAGGTTGACGGCGAATTCCCCGGCGTATCGGTCGATGCAGGCGGCGGCCTCCGCAGAATCCTTAACCACCCGCTCATTCCGCTGGTTCACCACGGCATGGTTGGCAAGTTCAACAACTTCAATGTTGATGCCCAGCTCAAGGTTGTCCTGCCAAAAGGCTACAAGATTCGTTATGCGGCGCCTCAGTACCGTTCGCAGAACCTCGAAGAGTACCGCTGGAGCGGTGGCGCTTATGCCCGCTGGGTCGAGCACGTCTGCAAAGGCGGCGTCGGACAGTTTGAAGTTTTGTACGCTCAGTAA
- a CDS encoding ABC transporter ATP-binding protein — MKNLLALRPYLFRYRKSLAAGIVCVVATNFFAIAAPRYLGEAIDLMGKPFEMHEILHKTGLYILFAALSGITLYLVRQLIIVTSRHIEFDLKNDYYSHLQTLSASFYDTTGSGELISRGTNDLNAIRDFLGPGIMYSINTLFRLFFAIGAMLAISPLLTLFALLPAPFLSWSVYKTGVSLQFQSKKIQENYASITNLVQENISGIRVVRNYNREEWETNRFEALNRDYYDKNLRLGRIQAGFMAVLTAMTALSLIPVIWAGGLGVINGTMSIGDIAQFVVYVTMLSWPIISIGWVTNIIQKAAAAQGRLDEIFNAKPEIVEPTSRQASETKKPLKGELAFEHVGFAYPSQPDRQVLHDISFTVEPGTKVAIVGATGSGKSTLVNLIPRLYDPTNGRITIAGQDIKSLSLGAIRRTIGFVPQSNFLFSDTIRNNIDFGSNGGGIDVIEASRIAMLHDDVTDFPDGFDTMLGEKGINLSGGQKQRACIARALRWHPSILVLDDALSAVDTATEASIFDGLLKKLPETTIVLISHRISTVRNCDRIIVLHDGAIAESGTHEELLQNGRYYADLYMQQMLEEEISALS, encoded by the coding sequence ATGAAAAATCTGCTGGCCCTGCGCCCATATCTTTTTCGCTACCGGAAATCGCTTGCCGCTGGCATCGTGTGCGTTGTCGCCACCAACTTTTTCGCCATCGCCGCACCACGTTATCTCGGCGAGGCAATTGACCTCATGGGCAAGCCGTTCGAGATGCACGAAATCCTGCACAAGACCGGCCTCTATATTCTCTTCGCCGCCCTTAGCGGCATTACGCTCTATCTCGTTCGCCAGCTCATCATCGTCACATCCCGGCATATCGAGTTCGACCTGAAGAACGACTACTACTCGCACCTGCAAACCCTCTCCGCCTCGTTTTACGACACCACCGGATCAGGTGAGCTGATTTCACGCGGCACCAACGACCTGAACGCCATCCGCGACTTTCTCGGGCCGGGCATCATGTACTCGATCAACACGCTCTTCCGGCTGTTCTTCGCCATCGGCGCGATGCTTGCCATCTCTCCGCTCCTCACGCTTTTCGCGCTGCTTCCTGCGCCATTTCTGAGCTGGTCGGTTTACAAAACCGGCGTCTCGCTTCAGTTTCAGTCAAAAAAAATCCAGGAGAACTACGCCTCCATCACCAACCTCGTGCAGGAGAATATCTCCGGCATCCGGGTGGTCAGAAACTACAATCGCGAGGAGTGGGAGACCAACCGGTTCGAGGCACTGAACCGTGACTATTACGACAAGAACCTGCGGCTCGGCAGAATCCAGGCGGGATTCATGGCTGTGCTGACCGCGATGACAGCGCTATCGCTAATACCGGTCATCTGGGCGGGCGGCCTCGGTGTGATAAACGGTACGATGAGCATCGGCGACATCGCCCAGTTCGTGGTTTACGTAACGATGCTGAGCTGGCCGATCATCTCGATCGGCTGGGTGACCAACATCATCCAGAAGGCGGCAGCAGCGCAGGGCAGGCTGGATGAGATATTTAACGCGAAGCCAGAGATCGTCGAACCGACCTCCAGACAGGCGAGCGAAACAAAGAAGCCGCTCAAGGGTGAGCTGGCGTTCGAGCATGTCGGCTTTGCCTATCCCTCGCAGCCCGACCGCCAGGTGCTGCACGACATTTCGTTCACCGTCGAGCCGGGCACGAAGGTGGCCATCGTCGGGGCAACCGGCTCCGGCAAATCGACGCTTGTCAACCTGATTCCGCGCCTGTACGACCCGACGAACGGGCGCATCACCATCGCCGGGCAGGATATAAAATCCCTGTCGCTCGGCGCGATCCGGCGCACCATCGGCTTCGTGCCGCAGTCGAACTTCCTCTTTTCGGACACGATCCGCAACAATATCGATTTCGGCAGCAACGGCGGCGGTATTGACGTGATCGAAGCGAGCCGGATCGCCATGCTGCACGATGATGTGACCGATTTTCCGGATGGCTTCGACACGATGCTCGGCGAAAAAGGCATCAACCTGTCGGGCGGCCAAAAGCAGCGTGCCTGCATCGCACGGGCGCTCCGGTGGCATCCATCGATTCTCGTGCTCGACGACGCGCTCTCGGCGGTCGATACCGCCACCGAGGCCAGCATCTTCGACGGCCTGCTCAAGAAGCTGCCCGAAACCACCATCGTGCTTATCAGCCACAGAATCTCGACTGTGAGGAACTGCGACCGCATTATCGTGCTGCACGACGGCGCCATCGCCGAAAGCGGCACCCACGAAGAGCTGCTCCAGAACGGCCGCTACTACGCCGACCTCTACATGCAGCAGATGCTCGAAGAAGAGATCAGCGCACTAAGCTGA
- a CDS encoding sigma-54 interaction domain-containing protein produces MSRSIEFIGRSAGIVQLRELAMQVADTDVTVLITGETGSGKEVLALFIHDHSRRAGRSMIPVNCGAIPSGILESELFGHEKGAFTGAVQARKGYFESADKGTIFLDEIGEMPLETQVKLLRVIETGQFQRVGASETISTDTRIIAATNRNLNQAVAEKHFREDLYYRLRSVELLIPPLRERGSDILMLAEHFVHEFERKHAIAFEGFSQESGELMLRYPWPGNVRELRNLIESLLILERGKKITPDILEKHLVQRSRHKGLVHEPGKSEKNELNLIYSSLIQLRQEIGEIRQMLQQALLYRQPTSPLLLPAFPAQPLAQTSPAPAAQDEAPVRLEELEKRAIGEALAKFDGNKRKTAQALGINERTLYRKIKEYGL; encoded by the coding sequence ATGAGCCGCAGCATCGAATTCATCGGGCGGTCGGCGGGCATCGTCCAGCTCAGGGAGCTGGCCATGCAGGTCGCCGATACTGACGTCACGGTGCTCATCACTGGAGAAACCGGTTCTGGCAAGGAGGTGCTGGCCCTCTTCATCCATGACCACAGCCGCCGGGCGGGCAGAAGCATGATCCCGGTCAACTGCGGTGCGATCCCGTCGGGCATTCTCGAATCTGAGTTGTTCGGCCATGAAAAGGGTGCCTTCACCGGTGCGGTACAGGCAAGAAAAGGGTACTTCGAGAGTGCTGACAAAGGCACGATCTTTCTGGATGAAATCGGTGAAATGCCGCTCGAAACGCAGGTCAAGCTTCTGCGCGTCATCGAAACCGGCCAGTTTCAGCGGGTCGGTGCATCGGAAACGATCTCTACGGACACGAGGATCATCGCGGCCACCAACCGCAACCTCAACCAGGCGGTTGCTGAAAAGCACTTCAGAGAGGATCTTTACTACCGCCTCAGAAGCGTGGAGTTGCTCATTCCACCGCTGCGGGAGCGCGGCAGTGACATTCTGATGCTGGCCGAACACTTTGTGCACGAGTTCGAGCGGAAGCACGCCATCGCCTTCGAGGGATTCAGTCAGGAGTCAGGCGAGCTGATGCTGCGCTACCCGTGGCCGGGCAACGTGCGGGAACTGCGCAATCTGATCGAATCGCTGCTCATCCTCGAACGGGGTAAGAAGATCACTCCCGATATTCTCGAAAAACATCTGGTGCAGCGCAGCCGCCACAAGGGGCTGGTGCATGAACCCGGCAAATCGGAGAAAAACGAATTGAACCTGATCTACAGCAGCCTCATCCAGCTCCGCCAGGAGATCGGCGAAATCCGGCAGATGCTTCAACAGGCGCTCCTCTACCGCCAGCCAACGTCGCCGCTGCTGCTGCCGGCTTTCCCTGCACAGCCACTCGCACAGACTTCACCAGCGCCTGCGGCCCAAGATGAGGCTCCGGTAAGGCTCGAAGAGCTGGAAAAACGCGCCATCGGGGAGGCCTTGGCAAAATTCGACGGAAACAAGCGCAAGACCGCACAGGCCCTTGGTATCAACGAGCGGACGCTCTACCGCAAAATCAAGGAGTACGGGCTGTAG
- a CDS encoding MerR family transcriptional regulator, translated as MAFESSKSYYSIGEVSRISGIPAYLLRYWEDYFSELAPARDTRGNRRYTNRDIAMVLNIKDLVYEKGYKLNKASQMVKGGKVDNAGADHKTNEILKLQKQLSKEQKEFEITGERRRMLLLEIKDEIEDILELLG; from the coding sequence ATGGCCTTTGAATCAAGCAAAAGTTACTATTCGATAGGTGAGGTAAGCCGGATTTCCGGCATTCCCGCTTACCTGCTCCGCTACTGGGAGGACTATTTCAGCGAGCTCGCTCCTGCAAGGGACACTCGAGGGAACCGGCGCTACACCAACCGGGATATTGCCATGGTGCTCAATATCAAGGATCTGGTGTACGAAAAAGGGTACAAGCTGAACAAGGCGAGCCAGATGGTCAAGGGCGGCAAGGTTGATAATGCTGGTGCTGATCACAAAACCAACGAGATACTGAAACTGCAGAAGCAGCTTTCAAAGGAGCAGAAAGAGTTCGAGATCACCGGCGAGCGCCGAAGGATGCTGCTTCTCGAAATCAAGGATGAGATCGAGGATATTCTGGAGCTTCTGGGGTGA
- the lnt gene encoding apolipoprotein N-acyltransferase, with the protein MSDADKGAWPRLLSRTFFLPLLSGLLLGISFPTWPTVHLEPLAWIALVPLLLSLEHEERFGPFFRKSWMAMLLFCLITLWWVCLATMVGGILTVFVQSLFSSVPLVVFYYFKKRAGFRSALLALPFIWTGWEWAYMQQDFSLGWLTFGNSQANLLWMVQYADLTGVWGISFWLLTFNVLALLLFRGKETFQVKAGIVMVMLVMIATPLFYARQVFRNTALDNTYSKVRVALVQPDIDPHEKWDGLGPEETLSRLYSLTGQAVRGERPELIIWPETAIPFYIRLPENKPYMDSVMRMVMRWDAPLLTGFPDEVPVFPNSARGEAVAASGVEYAAYNASMLLRPAGGPVQIYRKMRLVPFGERVPYSEYFPWLEKLSFSMSGISSWAKGRETTVMRFTSREGQLVRMANIICYESIFPGQVSKFVRRGAQFLTLVTNDGWYGTSYGPWQHAAIGRLRCIENRRAMARCANTGVTLFYDTCGRSYAETPWWQQSVLTADVPLESGITFYTIHPDLVPQACLGIAGVLALAAVVRKRR; encoded by the coding sequence ATGAGTGATGCTGATAAAGGCGCCTGGCCTCGTTTACTCTCGAGAACTTTTTTTCTGCCACTCCTAAGCGGCCTGCTACTCGGTATCTCCTTTCCGACCTGGCCCACCGTTCATCTCGAACCTCTTGCATGGATAGCCCTGGTTCCGTTATTGCTTTCTCTTGAACACGAAGAACGTTTCGGCCCTTTTTTCAGAAAGAGCTGGATGGCGATGCTTTTGTTTTGTCTCATCACGCTCTGGTGGGTATGCCTCGCCACCATGGTTGGCGGCATTCTCACCGTGTTTGTGCAGTCACTCTTTTCAAGCGTGCCGTTGGTGGTGTTTTACTATTTCAAGAAGAGAGCCGGTTTTCGATCAGCCTTGCTTGCTTTGCCTTTTATATGGACGGGGTGGGAGTGGGCTTACATGCAGCAGGATTTTTCGCTCGGGTGGCTGACCTTCGGCAATTCGCAGGCCAATCTGCTCTGGATGGTACAGTATGCCGATTTGACAGGCGTTTGGGGAATCAGTTTCTGGCTGTTGACTTTCAATGTGCTTGCGCTGTTGCTTTTCAGGGGAAAGGAGACGTTTCAGGTGAAGGCGGGTATCGTGATGGTCATGCTTGTGATGATTGCTACTCCGCTCTTCTACGCGCGGCAGGTTTTCCGGAATACGGCGTTGGATAATACTTATTCTAAAGTACGCGTTGCGCTGGTGCAGCCGGATATCGATCCTCATGAAAAATGGGATGGCCTCGGCCCGGAAGAGACCCTGTCACGGCTCTACAGCCTGACCGGGCAAGCGGTGCGCGGGGAGCGTCCGGAGCTGATTATCTGGCCGGAAACCGCCATACCGTTTTATATCCGCTTGCCGGAAAACAAGCCGTACATGGACTCGGTCATGCGCATGGTCATGCGCTGGGATGCACCCCTGCTGACCGGATTCCCTGATGAGGTGCCGGTCTTCCCGAACTCTGCGAGGGGCGAGGCTGTGGCTGCTTCCGGGGTGGAGTATGCCGCTTACAACGCCTCTATGCTTCTGCGTCCGGCAGGTGGCCCGGTGCAGATTTACCGGAAGATGCGCCTTGTGCCTTTCGGAGAGCGGGTTCCCTATTCGGAATATTTTCCGTGGCTGGAGAAGCTCAGCTTTTCGATGTCGGGGATATCGAGCTGGGCGAAAGGACGGGAGACTACCGTTATGCGCTTTACAAGTCGTGAAGGGCAGTTGGTCAGGATGGCCAACATTATCTGCTATGAATCGATTTTCCCCGGTCAGGTATCGAAGTTTGTCAGACGAGGTGCGCAGTTCTTGACTCTTGTCACTAACGATGGCTGGTATGGCACTTCATACGGTCCATGGCAACATGCGGCCATCGGCAGGCTCCGCTGCATCGAAAACCGCCGGGCTATGGCCCGCTGTGCCAATACCGGTGTGACGCTCTTCTACGATACCTGTGGGCGCAGTTACGCTGAAACGCCCTGGTGGCAACAGTCGGTGCTGACTGCCGATGTGCCACTTGAAAGCGGTATCACTTTTTACACGATCCATCCGGATTTGGTGCCCCAGGCATGTTTGGGGATTGCTGGTGTGCTGGCGCTGGCGGCGGTGGTGAGGAAGCGACGGTAG